In Capricornis sumatraensis isolate serow.1 chromosome 2, serow.2, whole genome shotgun sequence, the DNA window TGCTTGTCAGCTGAAGTACAAGCTAAATTGCGTTCTGGTTTGGCTGTATGCTCCTTAGGCCAATGTGTTGAGGAGCTTGCCCTCAACAGTATTGATGCTGAAGCAAAATGTGTGGCTGTCAGGGTGAACATGGAAACCTTCCAAGTTCAAGTGATAGACAATGGATTTGGGATGGGGAGTGATGATGTAGACAAAGTGGGAAAACGTTATTTCACCAGTAAATGCAGCTCCATACAAGACTTGGAGAACCCAAGGTTTTATGGTTTCCGGGGGGAGGCGTTGGCCAGTATAGCAGATATGGCCAGTGCTGTGGAAATTTCATCCAAGAAAAACAAGTCAATGAAAACATTTGTGAAACTGTTTCAGAATGGGAAAGCCCTGAAAGCTTGTGAAGCTGCCTTAACTCGACCAAGTACCGGAACAACAGTCACTGTATATAATCTGTTTTATCAATTACCTGTTAGGAGGAAATGCATGGATCCTAGACTGGAGTTTGAGAAGGTTAGGCAAAGGATAGAAGCTCTGTCACTCATGCAcccttccatttctttctctttgagaaATGATGTTTCTGGTTCCATGGTTCTTCAACTCTCTAAAACCAAAGACATATGTTCCCGATTTTGTCAAATTTATGGACTGGGTAAGTCCcaaaagttaagagaaataaaatttaaatataaggaGTTTGAGCTTACTGGCTTTATCAGCTCTGAAGCACATTATAATAAGAATATGCAGTTTTTGTTTGTGAACAAGAGGTTAGTTTTAAGGACAAAGTTGCATAAACTCATTGACTTTTTATTAAGGAAAGAAAGTATTATATGCAAACCAAAGAGTGGTTCTGCCAGTAGGCAAATGAATTCAAGTCCTCGGCCTAGGTCTAACCCGGAACTCCATGGGATCTATGTAATCAATGTGCAGTGCCAGTTCTGTGAGTATGACGTGTGCCTGGAGCCAGCAAAAACCCTGATTGAGTTTCAGAACTGGGATACTCTTTTGGTTTGCATTCAGGAAggagtaaaaatgtttttaaagaaagaaaaattatttgtggAATTATCAAGTGAAGACATTAAGGAATTTAGTGAAGATAATGATTTTAGTTTATTTAGTGCCAGTCTTCAGAAGCAAGTGTCCTCTGATGAGAAGTGTGGCCAGGTCAGTTTCCAAGAAGCATGTAATAATATTTTGGATTCCTATGAGATGTTCAATTTGCAgtcaaaagctgtgaaaagaaaagctcCTGTAGAAAACATAAGCACACAAAATTCTAGGGATTCGGAAGCTatcagaaaaaagacaaatgattCATTTTTGTACACTTACAAATCCGATGGGCCAGCCCATTGTAAAATGGCAGAGTCATCTCTGCAAAATGAAGACAGTGCTTGCTCACAGTCAAGGAACTTAGAACAAGAGACAGCTGGAGCATCAGAATcaggagaaaataagaaacataaaaaatcTTGCTTGGAACATAACTCTTCAGAAAATCCATGTGGAACCAGTTCAGAAATGTGTGGAAGCCCTTTTCAGACATTATATCACTTTGAGGGGAGTGGAGAAGATCTAGAAATACAAAAAGTAAGTACTACTGTTAATAGCATGGCTGCCAACATCTTGGGAAATAACAGAATTCAGAATCAACCAGAGAGATATAAAGATGCTACTGAAATGAAATGCCAGCCTCTGTCTTTTGAGACAGCATTATCAGGAGAACCTAGTgctcagagagaggaagagaaaagaaaaaaacctagtACTTGTGgaagaataaatgtttttcattatGGACAAGTTAAATTATGTTCCACTGGCTTCATAACTCATGTGGTACAGAGTGAGCAAACTAAATCAACTGAAACagaacatttatttaaaagttatgcTCAACCTGGTCCTGTGAGTGCCAAAGAAACATTTAGAAATGGAACACACCATTCAGTTGAGATTCTAAACAGCAAAGATTTAACCAGCACTTTAAGTAAAGAATTTGCTCAACTGCCCAACAAAAGTCTGTGCAGCACAGATCGAAGTTATGAGCTAGAGAACAAACATACAGCAGCTTATaaaaattttgctatttttcagGAAAGTAGTAAAAAATCACACACAGATGGCTTATTACTCGACACATCCTCTTTCTCTTGGGGTAGACATGTTTCAGATGGTAGTAAGAAAACAGACAAGTTGATTGGTCCTGGCAAACCCATACCTCATAAAAAGCTAAGCTTAAGTTCACAACTAGGATCTTTAGAGAAGTTTAAGAGGCAATATGGGAAGGTTAAAAATCCtctgaatactgaagtggaggAAAATAATACTTTAGAAATCACTACCAATTTCAGTCCTCAAGTTGAAGCTGACATTCCATGGAAAGACAAAAACCACTTAGACAACTCTGACATCTGTGAAATCACTACTATGAAATATAATGATTCCAATAGTAGTTGTCAACCAGTAAATCACatgttttcttcagaaaagttTCCATTCTCCAAGGAAGATCATTGTTTGGAACAACAGATGCTTTGCTTAACAGAAAGCACTGTAATTCTACAGGAGTTACCTCATTTTAACAGTAAATTTTTGGATGTTGAGAAGTCACCTGAATCACTAGCCTCTAAATTATCCAGATTGAAGGATTCCGAAAGAGAGACTCAAAGGATGGATGTAAGTCTTTTTGATGAATTGCCACAATTAGATTCCAGTAGGAAAGATGGTGACTTGTCCAGTGGGTTAACCCTAGATTCTtgtaagttatttaaaaatgagcataaaaaaacagaaagtgaCAACATCCCAATGTCAGACTCTGTCACACAAAGTAATCTCTTCAGTAAAGACAGTGAAACATATTCTAACAGCAATACCACTGAGAAGATACCAGAAAATCCTTTGGTACTGCCCTATGACCATGCTACAGTTATCAGTAAGGATTCAGATGTTCTTATAGCTTCAAAACAACAGATTGGAAGTCCTTTCTCTATGAGTAGAATGTTAATTAGTCGCGTGGAAGAATCCACAGCTGACCAAAATGGAACTTGTTTTCAGAGTGAGGAATCCATAGCCAGAGCAAGAACTTGTTCTGAAAATGAAGGGTCCGACATATGTTCTTTGGATTGGCAGCAGCATTTTGATGTAACTCTGGGAAGAATGGTTTACATCAACAAACTAACAGGACTTAGCACATTCACTGCTCCTACTGAGGATGTTCGGGCTGCTTGTACTAAAGACCTGACAACTATGGCTGTGGATGTGCTACTGGAGAACGGTAAGTATATGGCATTCACTGGCATGAATGCTTTTGAAGGTGGAAATAATGGCTGAGGAGTAAGATATTATTCAAAGAGATTTTATCAGCAGAACATTTTGAAGTTTaattataaaatgtgttttattacaTATGAAAACTCCAGGTTCAGtattatttaaacataaaattacaatGAAAGAATGATATAGAATGGAACTGCAAGTATATTTATCTatgggtgtatgtgtgtacaaGAGGATGAGACAGTGTTTAATGAAAATGGTGCTATTGATAGTTGAGAAGAGCTACAGTGTTTccctggggacttccctcgtagctcagctggtaaagaatctgcctgcaatgcaggagaccccagttcgattcctgggttcggaagatcctctggagaagggataggctacccactcggtattcctgggcttcccttgtggctcagctggtaaagaatctgcccgcaatgcaggagacctgggtttgatccctgggttgggaagatctcctggagaagggagatgttacccactccaatattctggccagagaattccatgcacagtccatggggcctcaaagagttggacacgactgagtgactttcacttcacagtgtTTCCCTTCCCACTTTGCCCTCTCTCCCAAACATGCAACTCTAAGAAGTTTGTCTTTAAAAGCACCTGCAATCCCAGTGTGGTATTTTTCTGAAAGTTGTTCTCTGCACCTCTCCCAGGTAAAGGACTAGAATGATTCTTGTAGTCATCCTAGATTTCCCAGTAAAATCTATGGCTCAGTACAGTCATatatttataaactttaaaaaaaaaaaaaaaaggacttgacCATAAATTTTTTGGAATGTAGGTTAAGTGTGTATTTTTATAATCATACTTTTCAAATGtactttattataatatatatgctAATAATCTTGGTCTGTATAAGTGGCCGTTATTCAGAAAAACAATAATGTGGCTTTTAGATCAGACCACAAGGCCACATCAGAGCCTAGGCTAGGACTCTGAGTTCCCAGGTCTCAGTCAACATTAAAAGTGACATTGTTTTGGCAGCATGTTGAGAGCCAGATGTTGGGAGATGGTAAAACTGATTTCCATCTGGCAGTAATCTTGGTTTTGCATCAGAAGGGCAAACATTAAATGTTCATCTGTATTAAGTCTTGAATGTTGCAAAAGAATGTAAATTGTATGAAGGTAGTTCCAAATTAACTTATCATTTCTCCCTAGGATAAATATCTCTAGCAGGAGGCTCTGCTTAAGGTTAaataagacttttatttttcagtggtttccagtttttttcccttgtgaaaAAAAGTAATCATTGTAGTAACTTTCAAAGTATTAAATAGAAAGAAACCCTTTTCTTAATACTGCTCCTGAGACTATCATGTGGCTCTTAAAGACTTGTGTTTTTCAGCGTGTGTAGTTTTGTGTCCTGATTTATACTGAATGCTAATCAAAGGTAAATCTAAGGCACTGGCACCTCATCTTTCTGAAAAACAATTGCTTCTGATATGGTGACAAAAAATAACTGGATATTATTAAACTGAGATGGTTGTTTCTAAAACAAAACGGGGAAATCTTGGCTGGCCATACTGAACATGAACATGTGTTCCTGTTAAATAAATCTACATGTCTAAAATGCTTCAACCTACTTAATTTCTGGATGAGCATGTCATGTAGTGAACCTTTGAGAGTCATGTTAAGTCAGAGATTCATAATGAAAAACTAAGTATTTGGGATCTAGGAGCTAGTTTGAAGAAAAATGGCTTCTAAGCACCCTCCATACAGAGGTGGGATGAGGgttggctactgctgctgctgctgctgttgctaagacgcttcagtcatgtccgactctgtgcgaccccatagatggcagcccaccaggctcatccgtccctgggattctccaggcaagaacactggagtgggttgccgtttccttctccaatgcatgagagtgaaaagcgaaagtgaagttgctcagtctacCATTCTGTGAATGGCTGGTGTGTAGCAGGACATTTAGGACATGGTTGAGCCTCATGTAAAAGGTTACATGAGATGAACTGTTAAGAGGTAGATTTAACTGCACAGAAGAAGGGCTCTAAAAAGGTAATTTTAAGGATTGGTTGTCAGGTCTCCAGCCCTGgtagttgtttttctttaaaatgtcttcAACTCTGTCCTTACTATTGACAATGACACAACTTTATTTCACCTCACACTTTTATTATTCTTaatctctctccatttttttGTCCAACAGATTTGTCTTTTTGAAATAATAGTTTCATCATGTTTTACTCCTGTTTGAAACTATCAAATTCGACATTGTCTCTAAAACTCAAATCTGATCATTCTCAGAGAGGAGGGCAGAATTTGGGTGACATCTTACTGGACATTGGAATTTAAACCGAaaacttttcattcattcatctctttatttattcactcatttgtgATCCACACCATGCTTGGAGCTGCTGCATTGCATATTGACTGGCTTTGCTTTCAGTGGTCCACAGACTATTAGGGAGGACAACCATCCAAACGTATTACTAGGATGAGGCAAATGTTATAATAGACACATACGTATTGTGAAAAAGAGTATGTCCATTGGGGATCTTTTCTAGGTCTTCATTCTGTCTGGTATAGATGGGTAATAGGACTAAGCACTAGGGCAGATTCCTAAATTAGCAgaataatttcattaaaaaaactgCTGACTCAATCTAGTGTTTACTAGTCTGCCTTATGTCTTAATTCATTTCGTACAGAAAGAGATTTTATGAAACTATTATTTTAATAGTGTATATTTTGAGTTCAAATgtctagtttttttcttttttatatttaggaTCTCAGTACAGGTGTCATCCCTTTAGAAGCGACCttgttcttcctttccttcctagaGCTCGGGAAGAGAGGACTGTGATGAGACAGAATAACAGAGGTAGGGGCATTAGCAGAGATTGCCAGAACACCTAGTACATACTGTGCCACCCAGCTCAAGGAAAACAAAGCAGGGCTGTGTTGTTGAGCTTGATCAGTGCCAGCTGTGCCTTCCTGGAACCAGGAATTCCCTGTGGTCCTGTTTCACAGCAGAACTAAGTTAATTCAGTGCATGCATTTAGATCAGAAATTACTTTTCCAGACGAGGTCAATGCTGGTTGATTAGGCACAGTCTGTGGTGTCTTGTGATTGagaaaaatgtttcttatttttaaagattggtGTTGACTCCATATTGCAGATAGTTTTATATGAGCAAAATTCTTATCTTCAAAAAAAGCCCCTGCatttatcattttgcttttcattgttTCTGAAAATAGATAAggtatatttttacataaaaaagtGGGGCTACTAATTTGAACCAGTTTCTTGTGGACTTATATTCTGAAATATCTCTTGAAAATAGTTTATAGAAAAAGCTATAATGCCAGAAGAACCGTTGTCAACCCTAGTGTAAGAAATAACAGATAAAAACAATTTAGAGATACAGCCAACACTTCACATGTGCAGAATATGGGAACACGGTGTCTGATCTTTGGTCTTGAGGCCACACCGCACCAAGCGTGAGACACCACGCACCCTCTTCCCTGAGGCTCTTGATGCCAACTTTACTTGTCCCCTTTTGCTCTAGCTACTGGGGACAATGCCTTTGGTcctgagtcgcttcagtctttGTTCTCAGAATGGGACAATCCAATATTTGCCCGTTATCCAGAGGTAGGtctgcagcatttattctttgcatgttattttaaaatttgaatttcatttaaattggGGGTGGGCATGAATGACTATATTGATTTGTAATTATGAAGGGAAAGTGAGCATGTTTCCAAataatgtatttggaaattaatattTAACGTAGAGAGAAAGAATCAGAATTCATAGCAGTTTGGAAGCTTGGTCACTTTGGATGATACTTTAGACCTGTGTCATCGGTGTGTGAATAGTGAATGTGTTTACTGCTCTCAGAAACCCTGGCTTGCAGCTTTGGCCAAGTATTTAGGGTGATGGTAATAAAAACTGTTGTCATTAGACAAAGCAGTGACTCTTCTGCTCTGGACCTGAATCTTCATCACTGGACCTGAGCATGCATCCTCCTCAGTGGGTGATCACACAGGCGCTCTGTGTGTTGCAATGAGGGTGGAGAGTGGATGAGCATTTGTTACTAATTCATCGGTTAAGATGTCTTTAAGGACATGCTTATGAAGCACAGGCAAATTGTTATTCTGAAAGAATTGGGTTTTTGTCAGTAATTTtgtatataaacaaaaattattattcaAGAGTAAAAATTCATAGAGCCCTTTGAATTTTTATAAGTTCCCTGAATTCAACCCACCTCTAATAGGTTCTGTGAAAATGAATGTTATTAAAGCACTTTGAGATCTTTGGTAAAACAGTTCTGCAGACATAAAAGATTACAACGTAAATGACATTTGTTCTGGGTTTTTCTAGGTTGCTGTTGACGTAAGCAGCGGCCAAGCTGAGAGCCTAGCAGTTAAAATTCACAACATCTTGTATCCTTATCGTTTCACCAAAGAAATGATTCATTCAATGCAGGTAAAATGTTGCCTTTGaaatctcatttatatatatattatatatatatatatatagcctaaCCTAGGCTAACTCATGTGAAATTGGATTTACTTAATGCTATAGAGCACCCTGATCAAGGcacatgtgttctttttaatcttACTGAAACTTTTATCatcagaagaaaaagcaaaggactAATTAtaattgctattgttcagttgctaagtcatgttcgactctgcaaccccatggactacagcatgccaggcttccctgtcctttactgtgtcaTAGAGTTTGccgaaactcatgtcccttgagtcggtgatgccatcaattacaaaaaaaaaagtatccttAGTGGGGTGAGCAAGTTCGGAGTGATGAATTATGGATTCAGGCACACAGTTTCAAGGATTATATATTGACTTTCTATACTGACAATAATTTATAAGTCAACTAAGTAATGTGGTTGACATATATTTGGGCtttctgttggctcagacagtaaacaatctgcctgcaatgcaggagacctgggtttcatccctgggtttggaggattctctggagaaggcaacagcaacccactccaatattcatgcctggagaattccatggacagaggaggctggtgggctacaatccataggttgcaaagttggacacaactgagcaactaacacttacttaagtAATGTAGAGACATTGTCCTTAAATGTGCAATGATTCCCCTTTTTAAATGGCCCTCTATTGTATGAGGCTACAAATGACATGGCTTAGGAGGTCCCAGATTGAGAAGTTAACACAAGGGACCCTTTTTCTAGTTTGCCCTCTCTCTACACCACTCAGGCTGTCCTCATCTTCTTATTTTCAGTATGGAA includes these proteins:
- the MLH3 gene encoding DNA mismatch repair protein Mlh3 isoform X1 yields the protein MIKCLSAEVQAKLRSGLAVCSLGQCVEELALNSIDAEAKCVAVRVNMETFQVQVIDNGFGMGSDDVDKVGKRYFTSKCSSIQDLENPRFYGFRGEALASIADMASAVEISSKKNKSMKTFVKLFQNGKALKACEAALTRPSTGTTVTVYNLFYQLPVRRKCMDPRLEFEKVRQRIEALSLMHPSISFSLRNDVSGSMVLQLSKTKDICSRFCQIYGLGKSQKLREIKFKYKEFELTGFISSEAHYNKNMQFLFVNKRLVLRTKLHKLIDFLLRKESIICKPKSGSASRQMNSSPRPRSNPELHGIYVINVQCQFCEYDVCLEPAKTLIEFQNWDTLLVCIQEGVKMFLKKEKLFVELSSEDIKEFSEDNDFSLFSASLQKQVSSDEKCGQVSFQEACNNILDSYEMFNLQSKAVKRKAPVENISTQNSRDSEAIRKKTNDSFLYTYKSDGPAHCKMAESSLQNEDSACSQSRNLEQETAGASESGENKKHKKSCLEHNSSENPCGTSSEMCGSPFQTLYHFEGSGEDLEIQKVSTTVNSMAANILGNNRIQNQPERYKDATEMKCQPLSFETALSGEPSAQREEEKRKKPSTCGRINVFHYGQVKLCSTGFITHVVQSEQTKSTETEHLFKSYAQPGPVSAKETFRNGTHHSVEILNSKDLTSTLSKEFAQLPNKSLCSTDRSYELENKHTAAYKNFAIFQESSKKSHTDGLLLDTSSFSWGRHVSDGSKKTDKLIGPGKPIPHKKLSLSSQLGSLEKFKRQYGKVKNPLNTEVEENNTLEITTNFSPQVEADIPWKDKNHLDNSDICEITTMKYNDSNSSCQPVNHMFSSEKFPFSKEDHCLEQQMLCLTESTVILQELPHFNSKFLDVEKSPESLASKLSRLKDSERETQRMDVSLFDELPQLDSSRKDGDLSSGLTLDSCKLFKNEHKKTESDNIPMSDSVTQSNLFSKDSETYSNSNTTEKIPENPLVLPYDHATVISKDSDVLIASKQQIGSPFSMSRMLISRVEESTADQNGTCFQSEESIARARTCSENEGSDICSLDWQQHFDVTLGRMVYINKLTGLSTFTAPTEDVRAACTKDLTTMAVDVLLENGSQYRCHPFRSDLVLPFLPRAREERTVMRQNNRATGDNAFGPESLQSLFSEWDNPIFARYPEVAVDVSSGQAESLAVKIHNILYPYRFTKEMIHSMQVLQQVDNKFIACLMSTKTEENGEAGGNLLVLVDQHAAHERVRLEQLIIDSYEKQQPQGFGRKKLLSSIVSPPLEITVTEEQRRLLRCYHKNLEDLGLEIVFPDSSDSLVLIGKVPLCFVEREANELRRGRSPVTKGIVEEFIREQVELLQTTGGIQGTLPLTVQKVLASQACHGAIKFNDGLSFEESCHLIEALSWCQLPFQCAHGRPSMLPLANIDHLEQEKQTKPNLAKLRRMAQAWHLFGKGEGCDVGQGLQASMPPCELQERAELLSVRNQRDADCRPLSREHEQ